The Prosthecobacter algae genome has a segment encoding these proteins:
- a CDS encoding ABC transporter ATP-binding protein produces the protein MVKHTSHDHPPCKEHVCWGGGGCTHSHHHRLEVQNLRVSYQEVLALDGISFSTECGRSIALIGPNGAGKSTLLKALAGLLRTDSGSILWRGKPLTRSSYEIAYLPQRGDVDWNFPITVRGLVEMGRYPNLGWWRQYSMHDAEIVQRALTTMKLLDLQDRQISALSGGQQQRTFIARALAQEAHVLLLDEPFTGLDRPAQENLARLFRELTAEGRLLIASHHDLQTVEGNFDDVLLIKRTQVAFGEVASAFTPERIAEAYDR, from the coding sequence ATGGTAAAGCATACCTCACACGATCACCCTCCGTGCAAGGAGCACGTCTGCTGGGGCGGCGGTGGCTGCACGCACTCGCACCACCATCGGCTGGAGGTGCAAAACCTGCGCGTGAGTTACCAGGAAGTGCTGGCTCTGGACGGCATCAGCTTCAGCACTGAATGCGGGCGCAGCATCGCCTTGATCGGCCCGAACGGCGCAGGCAAAAGCACCTTGCTGAAGGCTCTGGCGGGTCTGTTACGCACGGACAGCGGCAGCATCCTCTGGCGTGGCAAACCGCTGACACGCAGCAGCTACGAGATCGCCTACCTGCCGCAGCGTGGGGATGTGGACTGGAACTTTCCCATCACCGTTCGCGGGCTGGTGGAGATGGGGCGTTACCCGAACCTGGGCTGGTGGCGGCAATACTCCATGCACGATGCGGAGATCGTCCAGCGGGCACTCACCACCATGAAACTACTGGATCTTCAGGACCGCCAGATCAGCGCCCTTTCCGGTGGTCAGCAGCAGCGCACGTTCATCGCCCGTGCTCTGGCGCAGGAGGCGCATGTGCTGCTTTTGGATGAGCCCTTCACGGGGCTGGATCGCCCCGCGCAGGAGAATCTAGCGCGCCTGTTCCGCGAGCTGACGGCCGAGGGCCGCCTGCTCATCGCCAGCCATCATGATTTACAGACGGTGGAAGGAAACTTCGACGATGTGCTGCTGATCAAACGCACCCAAGTCGCCTTTGGTGAAGTGGCCTCTGCTTTCACCCCCGAGCGCATTGCTGAAGCCTACGACCGCTGA
- a CDS encoding molybdenum cofactor guanylyltransferase, with the protein MSLPPPATPFAALLLAGGQSSRMGQDKAQLAWAGQPLWQAQARKLHALQPASLFIACRAEQGLHESAPPDLQAEWLFDPPGQGSGPLLPILQALKQAAKPLLVLAVDMPEMTPTFLVEILAQPLAGSALFFRTAHGIEPLAGLYTPAMIPLFEAAAAASRFSLRRLIEDAVDQGLAIVLPLSPADEGLFNNANTPGEWRGLAR; encoded by the coding sequence ATGAGCCTGCCGCCACCCGCCACGCCCTTCGCCGCGCTTTTGCTAGCGGGGGGGCAGTCCAGCCGCATGGGTCAGGACAAAGCGCAGCTCGCCTGGGCAGGCCAGCCGCTGTGGCAGGCGCAGGCGCGCAAGCTTCATGCCTTGCAGCCCGCGTCCCTATTCATCGCCTGTCGGGCAGAGCAGGGCCTGCACGAGAGCGCACCGCCCGATCTGCAGGCCGAGTGGCTTTTCGATCCACCGGGGCAGGGAAGCGGTCCCCTGCTGCCCATCCTCCAAGCTTTGAAGCAGGCCGCGAAGCCCCTGCTCGTGCTGGCGGTGGACATGCCCGAGATGACCCCAACTTTCCTGGTTGAGATCCTGGCGCAACCGCTCGCCGGCAGTGCCCTTTTTTTTCGCACCGCCCATGGCATCGAGCCCCTCGCCGGTCTCTACACCCCAGCCATGATTCCTCTTTTCGAAGCGGCCGCTGCGGCGTCTCGCTTCAGTCTCCGTCGCCTCATCGAAGACGCGGTGGATCAAGGGCTGGCCATCGTCTTGCCCCTGTCTCCGGCTGATGAAGGGCTTTTTAACAATGCCAACACGCCTGGGGAGTGGCGTGGCTTGGCGAGGTGA
- a CDS encoding metal ABC transporter permease: MPADLPSLADFLAEPIAKRALLACLMIGFANGFVSAFVVLRKSALKVGTLSHALLPGIALSVLMVGLSQWSALAGALFAALLVGLGSIFLSRTSRLDQDTSMGILYTTAFAGGYLILTQLNVRQKLDEWLFGSIVGMADSDMWIAFGISAIAVLTLTALQRPLLIYLFEPNIAASLGVPVRFLNYATFGITILVLISSLQAVGCILSVGLMVAPAATVYLLTNNARALFWGGGLIGAFGSAAAFFLSYPLGWSVSASIIVVLGGLFLLAYIFSPRYGLFSKRGRV, translated from the coding sequence ATGCCTGCTGATCTTCCCTCTCTTGCTGATTTCCTGGCGGAACCCATCGCCAAGCGGGCCTTGCTGGCTTGTTTGATGATCGGTTTCGCCAACGGTTTTGTCAGCGCCTTTGTCGTGCTGCGAAAGTCTGCGCTGAAGGTGGGTACGCTATCCCATGCGCTTCTGCCGGGCATTGCCCTGTCCGTGCTCATGGTCGGTCTGTCCCAATGGAGCGCCCTGGCCGGGGCGCTTTTTGCCGCACTTTTGGTTGGGCTGGGGTCTATCTTCCTCTCACGCACTTCACGGCTGGATCAGGATACCTCCATGGGCATCCTCTACACCACAGCCTTTGCTGGCGGGTATCTTATTTTGACCCAACTCAATGTTAGGCAAAAGCTGGACGAATGGCTCTTCGGCAGTATCGTCGGCATGGCGGACAGTGATATGTGGATTGCCTTTGGCATAAGTGCCATCGCAGTGCTGACGCTCACCGCTCTACAGCGCCCGTTACTGATCTATCTTTTCGAGCCGAACATCGCCGCCAGTCTGGGTGTGCCGGTGCGTTTTCTGAATTACGCCACCTTTGGCATCACCATCCTGGTGCTCATCTCATCGCTACAGGCGGTGGGCTGCATCCTCAGCGTGGGGCTGATGGTGGCCCCAGCGGCCACCGTTTATCTACTGACCAACAACGCCCGCGCCTTGTTCTGGGGCGGCGGATTGATTGGCGCTTTCGGCTCTGCGGCGGCATTCTTCCTCAGCTACCCGCTGGGCTGGTCGGTGAGCGCCAGTATCATCGTGGTGCTGGGCGGGCTCTTCCTGCTGGCGTACATTTTCAGCCCCCGCTACGGCCTGTTCAGCAAACGCGGACGGGTTTGA
- a CDS encoding GTP-binding protein codes for MRVTLISGFLGSGKTTLLRRLLRQCRGQRLGVIVNDMSSLDVDGDLVRSGQRLSESTGNFISLAAGSISGSQRQAFARVLDDWSPRRDLDHILVETSGSSHPWPLIEEINHRSTYTMGCVVTLIDARAFAEDQDGGVLLHQSLIHNKEIGRRTEANLMAEQIQCSNLLLLTKTDRTPPEALPGMMECLKRLNPLAAIHPVTHGDISPALLLEGPCCKVDEVCRLALAGMGSIGQEALGESSSYGIGSAELTDPRPFHPQRLWDLFHLQLGQGVHRSKGFIWLASRDEQVLLWNQAAGSMGLELLAYWKAALVKDPLGKLLPEEIAHLQLQLKKADPRFGDRLNEMTVIGTDRDRNALMDGLRQCLCTEPEVRHWQRGGTFEDPWPQILRPIP; via the coding sequence ATGCGCGTCACTCTCATTTCCGGATTTCTCGGCTCTGGCAAGACCACTCTTCTACGTCGCCTTTTGCGTCAATGCAGGGGTCAGCGGCTGGGTGTCATCGTCAACGACATGAGCTCTCTGGATGTGGATGGCGACCTCGTCCGCAGCGGACAACGCCTTTCGGAATCCACTGGTAACTTCATCAGCCTCGCGGCAGGCTCCATCAGTGGCAGCCAGAGGCAGGCCTTTGCACGGGTGCTCGATGATTGGTCTCCACGCAGGGATCTGGACCACATCCTCGTGGAGACTTCGGGCAGTTCGCATCCCTGGCCCTTGATTGAAGAAATCAATCATCGCTCCACTTACACAATGGGCTGCGTAGTCACCCTGATCGATGCCAGAGCCTTTGCCGAAGATCAAGATGGCGGGGTGCTGCTCCATCAAAGCCTTATTCACAATAAAGAGATAGGCAGACGCACAGAGGCCAATCTGATGGCGGAGCAGATTCAGTGTTCCAACCTTCTGCTGCTGACTAAAACAGACCGCACACCTCCTGAAGCTTTGCCCGGGATGATGGAATGCCTAAAGAGGCTGAATCCGCTGGCGGCCATTCATCCTGTCACTCATGGAGATATCTCGCCCGCACTTTTGCTGGAAGGGCCGTGTTGCAAAGTGGATGAGGTTTGTCGCTTGGCACTGGCAGGGATGGGCAGTATCGGCCAGGAGGCTTTGGGTGAATCCAGTTCCTACGGCATCGGTAGCGCCGAACTGACAGATCCACGCCCGTTTCATCCGCAGAGGCTGTGGGACTTGTTTCACCTTCAGTTAGGCCAGGGGGTGCACCGCAGCAAGGGGTTCATCTGGCTCGCCTCGCGGGATGAGCAGGTGCTTCTCTGGAACCAGGCAGCGGGCAGCATGGGGCTGGAATTGCTGGCCTATTGGAAGGCGGCTCTGGTTAAGGATCCGCTCGGCAAGCTGCTGCCGGAGGAGATCGCGCATCTGCAATTGCAGCTCAAAAAAGCCGATCCCCGCTTTGGGGACCGGCTCAATGAAATGACAGTTATCGGGACAGACCGTGACCGAAACGCTTTGATGGACGGGCTTCGGCAATGCCTTTGCACTGAGCCTGAGGTGCGCCACTGGCAGCGTGGCGGCACCTTTGAAGACCCCTGGCCCCAAATTTTGAGGCCCATTCCTTGA
- a CDS encoding DUF2059 domain-containing protein, whose translation MKKLISCAFLAIAFLTPALAVEPEHQAAIEKMFKLMHQQEQYETSMTAGFESALGGAVDQMPEEQKAKFKVAIERVKEFMKAEIGWDKMKGELVELYAQNLTLAEINAVLPLLEKPEFQTVVVKQLKVLPEAAKMGATKAQALQPKIMQIIQEEMTK comes from the coding sequence ATGAAAAAACTTATCTCCTGCGCATTCCTGGCCATCGCTTTTTTGACTCCCGCCCTCGCGGTGGAACCCGAGCATCAGGCTGCCATTGAAAAAATGTTCAAGCTCATGCACCAGCAGGAGCAGTATGAAACCTCCATGACGGCCGGCTTCGAATCCGCCTTGGGTGGTGCGGTGGATCAGATGCCCGAAGAGCAGAAGGCGAAGTTCAAAGTCGCCATCGAGCGCGTCAAAGAATTCATGAAGGCCGAAATCGGCTGGGACAAGATGAAGGGTGAACTGGTGGAGCTTTATGCCCAGAACCTCACGCTGGCCGAAATCAACGCCGTGCTGCCGCTGCTGGAAAAGCCCGAGTTTCAGACCGTCGTCGTCAAGCAGCTCAAAGTGCTCCCTGAGGCCGCCAAAATGGGGGCCACCAAAGCGCAGGCATTGCAGCCTAAGATCATGCAGATCATTCAGGAAGAGATGACCAAATAA
- a CDS encoding TIGR00282 family metallophosphoesterase, with the protein MSDDTAESPPELFRILFLGDIVGEPGRKAVITLLPLLREELKVDFAIVNGENSAAGRGITPKIAISLMRAKADVITTGDHIWDQKEIVPFLYDEPRLLRPINYPAGAPGNGSLILQTKRCKVGVINLQGRTFMRDALENPFPTVTKAVEEMRKETPVIFVDFHAEATSEKVAMGWHLDGLVSAVVGTHTHVPTADERVLPKGTAFQSDAGMCGPVDSIIGSQIEPVLEKFHTQLPTKFGVGRGPVRVNGALITLDPTTGKAVSIERIARVWHE; encoded by the coding sequence ATGTCCGATGACACCGCAGAATCCCCGCCCGAACTCTTCCGCATTCTCTTTTTGGGAGACATCGTCGGCGAACCTGGCCGCAAGGCGGTGATCACCCTGCTGCCACTGCTTCGGGAGGAGCTGAAGGTGGACTTTGCCATTGTGAACGGAGAAAACTCCGCCGCTGGCCGGGGCATCACCCCGAAGATCGCCATCAGTCTCATGCGAGCCAAGGCGGATGTCATCACCACCGGTGACCATATTTGGGACCAGAAAGAGATCGTCCCCTTTCTTTACGATGAACCGCGCCTGCTGCGGCCCATCAACTACCCTGCCGGGGCTCCAGGCAATGGCTCGCTGATCCTCCAGACCAAGCGCTGCAAGGTGGGAGTCATCAATCTCCAGGGCCGCACCTTCATGCGCGATGCGCTGGAAAACCCCTTCCCCACGGTGACCAAGGCCGTGGAGGAGATGCGCAAAGAAACACCCGTGATCTTTGTGGATTTCCATGCCGAAGCCACCAGTGAAAAAGTGGCCATGGGCTGGCATCTAGACGGTCTCGTTAGCGCCGTGGTAGGCACCCATACCCACGTGCCGACAGCGGATGAGCGCGTGCTTCCCAAGGGGACCGCCTTCCAAAGCGACGCCGGCATGTGCGGCCCGGTGGATTCCATCATCGGTAGCCAGATCGAGCCTGTGCTGGAAAAATTCCACACCCAGCTCCCCACCAAGTTCGGCGTGGGACGCGGTCCTGTCCGGGTGAATGGAGCCCTGATCACGCTAGACCCTACCACCGGCAAGGCCGTCTCCATCGAGCGCATCGCACGCGTCTGGCACGAATAA
- a CDS encoding shikimate kinase, translating into MRVLIVGCGFVGARTADILHAAGHEVVGVTHSSTSAERLIHKPWRVMACDVSDAASVASLRAQCEGMAEGATPAWVPDAFIHCASSSKGGPEMYQAVYVDGMGHLLATFPGAFPLYTGSTSVYPQTDGSEVDETSPADPGKETGRLLLAAERLALENGGAVARLAGIYGPGRSFVLKNLLEGKSGIEVNKGAPDGRLLNQIHADDAAAALVHIVTQKLLGIYNVVDDARLTQRECLEKLAPLFNLQVPAEKAPDPGRKRGWTHKHVSNARLRATGWAPQYSDYFAALRDDPELAPSILQLVAEGSEGYLPRAENILLIGLMGSGKSTVGRMVAQMLGFQFVDTDHLIIDQAGCSIPEIFAKEGEPGFRQRESAVLRSLLGRRHCVIATGGGIITQPRNLPLLKHLGFITWLEADVRLLARRTAGNNDRPLLRGEEPPLVKLERLLGERKPIYKQLADLRIQTDELSQQESAYGVAESARIFFAQR; encoded by the coding sequence ATGAGAGTACTCATCGTCGGTTGCGGCTTCGTCGGCGCACGCACGGCGGATATCCTCCATGCTGCCGGGCATGAGGTGGTGGGGGTGACGCATTCCTCCACCTCGGCGGAGCGGCTGATCCACAAACCCTGGCGGGTCATGGCCTGCGATGTCAGTGATGCCGCCTCAGTGGCCTCACTGCGGGCGCAGTGTGAAGGAATGGCGGAGGGAGCGACCCCTGCCTGGGTGCCTGATGCTTTCATTCATTGCGCCAGCTCCAGCAAAGGCGGGCCTGAAATGTACCAGGCCGTTTATGTGGATGGCATGGGGCATCTGCTGGCCACTTTCCCAGGTGCCTTTCCGCTCTACACGGGCAGCACCAGTGTCTATCCACAGACGGACGGTAGCGAGGTGGATGAAACCAGCCCCGCAGATCCAGGCAAGGAAACTGGCCGCCTGCTGCTAGCGGCAGAAAGACTGGCTTTGGAGAACGGCGGAGCCGTGGCCCGGCTGGCAGGCATCTATGGTCCTGGTCGTTCGTTTGTGCTGAAAAACCTCCTCGAAGGCAAAAGCGGCATCGAGGTGAATAAAGGGGCGCCCGATGGGCGGCTGCTCAATCAGATCCACGCGGATGATGCGGCTGCGGCGCTGGTACACATCGTCACTCAAAAGCTACTCGGCATCTACAATGTCGTGGATGATGCACGCCTAACCCAGCGCGAATGCCTGGAAAAACTGGCCCCTCTTTTTAATCTCCAGGTGCCTGCGGAAAAAGCACCCGATCCGGGGCGTAAACGCGGCTGGACGCACAAGCATGTCTCCAACGCCCGGCTGCGCGCCACAGGCTGGGCCCCGCAGTATTCGGATTATTTTGCGGCCCTGCGAGATGATCCCGAGCTCGCCCCTTCCATTTTGCAATTGGTGGCTGAGGGCAGCGAGGGGTATTTGCCTCGGGCTGAAAACATCCTGCTGATAGGGCTCATGGGCAGTGGCAAATCCACCGTGGGCCGTATGGTGGCGCAGATGCTCGGCTTCCAGTTTGTGGATACGGACCACCTCATCATTGATCAGGCGGGCTGCAGCATTCCGGAGATCTTTGCCAAGGAAGGGGAGCCCGGTTTCCGCCAACGCGAATCGGCAGTGTTGCGCAGTTTGTTAGGTCGTCGCCACTGCGTCATTGCGACCGGTGGGGGCATCATCACCCAGCCGCGTAATTTGCCCTTGTTGAAACATCTCGGTTTCATCACCTGGCTGGAGGCGGACGTGAGGCTGCTGGCCCGCCGCACTGCGGGTAACAATGACCGGCCTCTTCTGCGCGGCGAAGAACCTCCTTTGGTGAAGCTGGAGCGACTTTTGGGTGAGAGGAAACCCATTTACAAGCAGCTCGCGGACCTGCGTATCCAGACGGATGAACTCAGTCAGCAAGAAAGTGCCTATGGCGTGGCCGAAAGCGCCCGCATTTTCTTCGCCCAGCGCTGA
- a CDS encoding Gfo/Idh/MocA family oxidoreductase, whose product MSQSQPSRRSFLQTAVGAVAAPFILPSRVWSAETAPNSRINIGFIGMGKMNSGHLGNFLGRENVQVTAVCDVDTNRRENAKKKVEESYGKKAGAEYKGCSAYDDFRELLARKDIDAVVVATPDHWHAYIGIAAVRAGKDVYGEKPLTHNVHEALTLTKAVRDSGRIFQTGSQQRSSKEFRVAAELVRNGVIGEIKTITTSFGDPAPVYNLKEEAAEPGLDWDRWCGPGPLKPYNSALSPRGVHNHFPAWRNTREFGGGMITDWGAHHIDIAQWALGVDESGPVEIRSPGADKKRGAQLVYANGVVLTHGEGKGVSIYGTEGEIHVNRGKFELVLGGKTIHKFFDKEVDKGTSLDREVILTEREFLKNAKVKLYNSKNHHDDWLNSIQTRERPICDVAIGATTVISCHLMNMAYYSGTGFKWNPTERTFAEGGDAKWLTRDYRPEWVV is encoded by the coding sequence ATGAGCCAAAGCCAACCGTCCCGTCGTTCCTTCCTGCAAACCGCTGTAGGTGCCGTCGCTGCCCCATTTATCCTGCCTTCCCGCGTCTGGTCGGCAGAGACCGCCCCAAACTCCCGCATCAACATCGGCTTCATCGGCATGGGCAAGATGAACAGCGGCCACCTGGGCAACTTCCTCGGCCGTGAAAATGTGCAGGTCACCGCTGTCTGTGACGTGGACACCAACCGCCGCGAAAACGCCAAGAAGAAGGTCGAAGAAAGCTACGGCAAAAAAGCCGGGGCTGAATACAAAGGCTGCAGCGCCTACGATGACTTCCGCGAGCTGCTGGCCCGCAAGGACATTGACGCCGTCGTCGTCGCCACGCCGGACCATTGGCACGCCTACATCGGCATCGCCGCCGTGCGTGCTGGCAAGGATGTCTATGGGGAAAAACCCCTCACCCACAACGTCCACGAAGCCCTGACTCTGACCAAGGCCGTGCGCGACAGTGGCCGCATCTTCCAGACCGGCTCCCAGCAGCGTTCCAGCAAGGAATTCCGCGTGGCCGCTGAACTGGTGCGCAATGGCGTCATCGGTGAGATCAAGACCATCACCACCTCCTTTGGTGACCCGGCTCCCGTTTACAATCTCAAAGAAGAAGCCGCTGAACCCGGCCTCGACTGGGATCGCTGGTGCGGTCCAGGCCCGCTGAAGCCTTACAACAGTGCCCTCAGCCCTCGCGGTGTTCACAACCATTTCCCTGCCTGGCGCAACACGCGCGAATTCGGCGGCGGCATGATCACCGACTGGGGTGCTCACCACATTGACATCGCTCAGTGGGCCCTCGGTGTGGATGAAAGCGGCCCGGTGGAAATCCGCTCCCCTGGGGCGGACAAGAAGCGCGGTGCCCAGCTCGTCTATGCGAATGGCGTCGTCCTGACCCATGGTGAAGGCAAAGGCGTCTCCATTTACGGCACCGAAGGCGAGATCCACGTGAACCGTGGCAAGTTCGAGCTCGTCCTCGGCGGCAAGACCATTCACAAGTTCTTCGACAAGGAAGTGGACAAAGGCACCTCCCTGGACCGCGAAGTCATCCTCACCGAGCGCGAATTCCTCAAGAACGCCAAGGTGAAGCTCTACAACAGCAAGAACCACCACGACGACTGGCTGAACAGCATCCAAACGCGCGAGCGCCCGATCTGCGATGTCGCCATCGGCGCCACCACCGTCATTTCCTGCCACCTCATGAACATGGCCTACTACTCGGGCACGGGCTTCAAGTGGAACCCGACCGAGCGCACCTTCGCCGAAGGCGGCGATGCCAAGTGGCTCACACGCGACTACCGCCCTGAGTGGGTGGTCTAA
- a CDS encoding exo-beta-N-acetylmuramidase NamZ domain-containing protein, which produces MRPLLLFFVLLTALSPAQEFKPEALRTLDAAIEKAVAKKSPVGAVLWLEQTEKTHRIVRGQRALEPGPEELTEETIFDLASLTKVVATAPAVMILVEEGKLDLEKPVQTYLSEFQGEGRELICLRHLLTHTSGLKPGIPREPEWTGYDEGIRRAVGTVPDAPPDSFFRYSDINFILLGEVVRRVSGESLDAFTQRQLFSPLKMISTRYLPPADWQSKTAPTEKDENGVMLRSVVHDPTARRMGGIAGHAGLFSNAGDLARFARMILNGGELEGTRVLKTETLQQMQRVQTAATIYERRGLGWDLESAFSRPRGDMFPIGSFGHTGFTGTSLWLDPYSKTFVIFLSSRLHPQAGSGVRDLYEEIGSAAARCVPEFDFKKVAGSMPKRGEKEVPTVLNGIDVLQRDGFAPLQGLRVGLITNQTGINAERTPTIDLLAQAPKVKLRALFSPEHGIRGALDQEKINDSVDRKTGRPIHSLYGERRAPTPEQMAELDALVFDIQDIGCRFYTYISTLRLCLEAAAKANKKFFILDRINPIGGIAMEGPSIVDKETFTATHAIPLRHGMTLGELALMLNGERKIQADLQVIRVEGWRRELLFDQTGLPWVNPSPNMRSLEAALLYPGIGLLEFSISVGRGTDSPFEILGAPYADDRQLAYELNKLGLPGLRFMPVRFTPTASIFKDQNCGGVRLQITDRDALRSVQAGMAIVAVFQRLYPKQFNLEKVNTLLNHATLLKAAKDGKSGIEISRLWASETAAFEARRAAFLLY; this is translated from the coding sequence ATGCGTCCTCTCCTGCTCTTCTTTGTCCTGCTGACGGCCCTGTCACCAGCCCAGGAGTTCAAGCCAGAGGCACTCCGCACGCTGGATGCAGCCATTGAAAAGGCCGTGGCGAAAAAAAGTCCCGTCGGAGCTGTTTTATGGCTGGAACAGACAGAGAAAACGCACCGCATCGTGCGCGGCCAGCGCGCCCTGGAACCAGGCCCGGAAGAACTGACCGAGGAGACGATTTTCGACCTCGCCTCCCTGACCAAGGTGGTGGCCACCGCACCGGCAGTGATGATACTGGTGGAAGAGGGGAAGCTGGACCTCGAAAAACCAGTGCAGACTTACCTCTCGGAATTTCAGGGCGAGGGGCGCGAACTCATCTGCCTGAGGCATCTGCTCACCCACACCTCCGGCCTCAAGCCCGGCATTCCACGTGAACCCGAGTGGACAGGCTATGACGAAGGCATCCGGCGTGCAGTCGGCACTGTGCCAGACGCCCCGCCCGACAGCTTTTTCCGCTACAGCGACATCAACTTCATTTTGTTAGGCGAAGTGGTTCGGCGTGTCAGTGGCGAGTCCCTGGATGCCTTCACTCAGAGGCAGCTTTTTTCGCCGCTGAAAATGATCTCCACCCGCTACCTGCCACCTGCGGATTGGCAGTCCAAGACAGCCCCGACGGAAAAAGATGAAAACGGGGTGATGCTGCGCAGTGTCGTTCACGACCCCACCGCCCGCCGCATGGGGGGCATCGCAGGCCATGCGGGCCTGTTTTCCAATGCAGGCGACCTCGCCCGTTTTGCCCGGATGATTCTGAATGGCGGCGAACTCGAAGGCACCCGAGTCTTAAAAACGGAGACCCTGCAACAGATGCAGCGGGTGCAAACGGCGGCCACCATCTATGAACGGCGGGGCCTTGGTTGGGATCTAGAATCCGCCTTTAGCAGACCACGAGGAGACATGTTTCCCATCGGTTCCTTTGGCCACACCGGATTCACCGGCACCAGCCTGTGGCTGGACCCGTATTCGAAGACCTTTGTCATCTTTCTGAGTTCACGCCTGCATCCCCAGGCCGGGAGCGGAGTGCGCGATCTCTACGAAGAGATCGGCAGTGCGGCCGCCCGCTGCGTGCCTGAATTCGACTTCAAAAAGGTGGCTGGCTCCATGCCCAAGCGCGGTGAAAAAGAGGTGCCCACGGTTCTCAATGGCATTGATGTTTTGCAGCGTGACGGCTTCGCCCCCCTCCAGGGGCTACGGGTTGGGCTCATCACCAACCAGACTGGCATCAATGCCGAGCGCACCCCGACGATTGATCTACTGGCCCAGGCCCCCAAGGTGAAGCTGCGAGCTCTATTCAGTCCGGAGCATGGCATCCGAGGGGCGCTGGATCAGGAAAAGATCAACGACTCGGTGGACCGCAAAACGGGTCGCCCCATTCACAGCTTGTATGGCGAAAGACGTGCGCCGACACCAGAGCAGATGGCGGAGCTGGACGCCCTCGTCTTTGACATCCAGGACATCGGCTGCCGTTTCTACACCTATATTTCCACCCTGCGGCTGTGTCTCGAAGCCGCAGCAAAGGCTAACAAAAAGTTTTTCATTCTTGACCGGATAAATCCTATCGGTGGTATCGCCATGGAAGGCCCATCCATCGTGGACAAGGAGACCTTCACCGCCACTCACGCTATTCCTCTGCGGCACGGCATGACGCTGGGGGAACTGGCCCTCATGCTAAATGGAGAACGCAAAATCCAGGCCGATTTGCAGGTGATCCGTGTCGAAGGCTGGCGGCGCGAACTGCTGTTCGACCAGACCGGACTCCCCTGGGTGAACCCTTCCCCCAACATGCGCAGCCTGGAGGCGGCCCTTCTCTATCCCGGCATCGGCCTCCTGGAATTTTCCATCAGCGTCGGCCGCGGCACCGACAGTCCCTTTGAGATCCTGGGTGCACCTTATGCAGATGATCGGCAGCTCGCTTATGAGCTCAACAAACTAGGCCTGCCAGGGCTGCGTTTTATGCCCGTGCGGTTCACCCCCACGGCCAGCATTTTCAAGGACCAAAACTGCGGCGGTGTGCGCCTCCAGATTACCGACCGCGATGCCCTCCGTTCCGTGCAGGCGGGGATGGCCATCGTGGCTGTCTTCCAGCGCCTTTATCCCAAGCAATTCAACCTGGAGAAAGTGAACACCCTGCTCAATCACGCCACCTTGCTCAAGGCCGCCAAAGACGGCAAAAGCGGGATCGAGATCAGCCGCCTCTGGGCCTCAGAAACGGCCGCCTTTGAGGCAAGGCGGGCAGCTTTCCTTCTCTACTAG
- a CDS encoding FKBP-type peptidyl-prolyl cis-trans isomerase, with translation MKATLRLVCATLAVASSLSAQTESTKPAEKAAKPAGETAAPAASASMDKVSYFIGSQIGGNIANNFKQQGVEIDLDSFLGAVRDQFEGKPSKYKPEELEAAMKEFEKVMQGKQAEMQAKQAAKAGEIKAAGAKFLAENGKKEGVKTTASGLQYEVLKQGDGAKPVPTDKVNVHYHGTLLSGKVFDSSVDRGEPITFGVQEVIKGWTEGLQLMSVGSKFKFYIPSDLAYGDNGAGADIGPGETLVFEVELLKIEK, from the coding sequence ATGAAAGCCACTCTTCGCCTCGTCTGCGCCACGCTCGCCGTCGCTTCTTCCCTGTCCGCCCAAACGGAATCCACCAAACCTGCCGAAAAAGCTGCAAAACCTGCTGGCGAAACTGCCGCCCCTGCGGCATCGGCCTCGATGGACAAAGTGAGTTATTTCATCGGATCTCAGATCGGCGGTAACATCGCCAACAACTTCAAGCAGCAGGGCGTTGAGATTGATCTCGACAGCTTCCTGGGTGCCGTGCGCGACCAATTCGAAGGCAAACCTTCCAAGTACAAGCCCGAAGAACTCGAGGCTGCCATGAAGGAATTCGAAAAAGTGATGCAGGGCAAGCAGGCAGAAATGCAGGCCAAGCAGGCGGCCAAAGCTGGCGAAATCAAAGCCGCAGGTGCCAAGTTCCTGGCTGAAAACGGCAAGAAAGAAGGCGTGAAGACCACCGCCAGCGGCCTGCAGTATGAAGTGCTGAAGCAGGGCGACGGCGCGAAGCCAGTGCCTACGGACAAAGTGAACGTGCACTACCACGGCACCCTCCTCAGCGGCAAAGTCTTCGACAGCAGCGTGGACCGTGGTGAGCCAATCACCTTCGGCGTGCAGGAAGTCATCAAGGGCTGGACTGAAGGTCTGCAGCTCATGAGCGTCGGCTCCAAGTTCAAGTTCTACATCCCGTCTGACCTCGCTTACGGCGACAACGGCGCAGGTGCAGACATCGGCCCAGGCGAGACCCTGGTCTTCGAAGTCGAGCTCCTGAAGATCGAGAAGTAA